The proteins below come from a single Streptococcus porcinus genomic window:
- a CDS encoding fructose-1,6-bisphosphatase, with protein MLQYYQLLKEKFPTKSSLVTEMINLDAICHLPKGTEYFLSDLHGEYQAFDYLLRNGSGSIKKKIQECFPQKKVSDIETLCQYIYYPAEKIQARQEIVNQEALIRELCHYLPDLLQLVKYIGGKYTRSKVRKMLPSDYAYIMEELLTEEQPDKNKQYYYNAIISKVIELEQLDNLFIAFAYLIQGLAIDHLHVVGDIFDRGQYPDLIIDRLKGFQNIDIQWGNHDITWIGAMSGSYICMINVIRIAARYNSLALIEDRYGINLRRLIDYSQRYFKEEAVFNPILDGDHISESERVTLNKLQQATALLQFKLEHQLIKRRPEFGMEASQLFSKIDPEKKTIQIGKKVYPLQSFPYHKLSWDHAELLTAEEEQILKGLMYRFQNSEKLEIHIDFLMEKGSMYHISNNHLLFHGCMPMHSNGDFKSMRFGNCIYSGKALLDFFEEQVRESYKKRDQHEDLATDIFWYLWCGEVSSLFGKNRMTTFERYYIADKASHHEEKNPYYRLREDEEICLRILAEFGLDDNAHIVNGHTPVKEKGGELPIKANGRIIIIDGGLAKGYQKTTGIAGYTLISNSYGLELVAHKPFSSIKDVLEGKCDIIFIKRLVEQVEHRTLVKDTDNGKKLLQEIADLDHLYRHFDQY; from the coding sequence ATGTTGCAGTATTATCAATTATTGAAAGAAAAGTTTCCGACAAAATCATCTCTGGTTACAGAGATGATTAACCTCGATGCTATTTGTCATCTGCCCAAGGGGACGGAATATTTTTTGAGTGATTTGCATGGTGAATACCAAGCTTTTGACTATTTATTACGAAATGGCTCAGGTTCCATCAAAAAGAAAATTCAAGAATGTTTTCCACAAAAGAAGGTGTCAGATATCGAAACACTATGTCAATATATTTATTACCCCGCGGAAAAAATTCAAGCACGTCAAGAAATAGTAAATCAAGAGGCTTTAATTAGAGAATTGTGTCACTATTTGCCAGATCTTTTACAACTGGTAAAATACATTGGCGGAAAATATACCCGTTCAAAAGTGCGAAAGATGCTTCCATCAGATTATGCATATATCATGGAAGAGCTTCTAACTGAGGAGCAACCAGATAAAAATAAACAGTATTACTATAATGCTATTATTTCAAAAGTCATTGAGCTCGAACAGTTGGATAACCTTTTTATTGCCTTTGCTTATCTTATTCAGGGATTAGCAATTGATCATCTTCATGTTGTGGGTGACATTTTTGATAGAGGACAATATCCAGATTTAATTATTGATCGTTTAAAAGGTTTTCAAAATATTGATATTCAATGGGGAAATCATGATATAACTTGGATTGGGGCTATGTCAGGTTCTTACATATGTATGATTAATGTAATTCGCATTGCAGCTAGGTATAATTCATTAGCCCTCATTGAAGATCGCTATGGTATCAATTTACGTCGCCTTATTGATTATAGTCAGCGTTACTTCAAAGAAGAAGCGGTTTTTAATCCGATTTTAGACGGCGATCATATTTCTGAATCAGAGCGTGTGACATTAAACAAATTACAACAGGCGACAGCCCTTTTGCAATTTAAACTAGAGCACCAATTGATTAAGCGGCGCCCAGAATTTGGTATGGAAGCTTCACAATTATTCTCGAAAATAGATCCTGAGAAAAAAACTATCCAGATTGGTAAGAAGGTTTATCCTTTGCAATCATTTCCGTATCACAAGCTTTCCTGGGATCATGCTGAGCTTTTGACAGCAGAAGAAGAGCAAATCTTAAAAGGGCTCATGTATCGTTTCCAAAATTCAGAAAAACTGGAAATTCATATTGACTTTTTGATGGAAAAGGGATCAATGTACCATATCTCTAATAATCATTTACTTTTTCATGGTTGCATGCCTATGCATTCTAATGGAGACTTTAAGTCTATGCGCTTTGGCAACTGTATTTACTCGGGTAAGGCTCTTCTTGATTTTTTCGAAGAACAGGTTAGAGAATCTTATAAAAAGCGTGATCAACATGAAGATTTAGCTACAGATATTTTTTGGTATTTGTGGTGTGGTGAGGTTTCTTCATTGTTTGGCAAAAATCGAATGACCACTTTTGAGCGCTATTATATCGCTGATAAAGCTAGCCATCATGAGGAAAAAAATCCTTACTACCGTTTAAGAGAAGATGAAGAAATTTGCCTTCGCATTTTGGCAGAATTTGGTCTTGATGATAATGCTCACATTGTTAATGGCCATACTCCTGTTAAAGAAAAAGGTGGTGAGCTTCCAATTAAGGCAAATGGACGCATTATTATCATTGATGGTGGGCTGGCTAAAGGATATCAAAAAACCACTGGAATCGCAGGATATACCTTAATTTCCAATAGTTATGGGTTAGAGTTAGTAGCTCATAAGCCCTTCTCATCAATCAAAGACGTTTTGGAAGGGAAATGTGATATTATCTTTATTAAGCGTCTAGTGGAACAAGTGGAGCATCGCACATTAGTAAAAGATACAGATAATGGGAAGAAATTGTTGCAGGAAATAGCGGATTTGGATCATCTCTATCGCCACTTTGACCAATATTAG
- a CDS encoding HAD family hydrolase, with protein MYQAIIFDMDGVIFDTEDFYLERRKQFLDNHGLSIAHMEAKEFIGGNLQQVWQKLLSQNTVKLDAEVVQEDYESYKEEHPAPYSELLFPQVKLTLKQLRDKGYKLALASNSQTRDVQWALTSSEIMSYFDIVLGREDVVNVKPNPEIYQKAAQLLEIDKEAILVVEDSEKGIAAAKEAGITVLAIKDYRYGIDQSAADGQIDNLSGLLEVLK; from the coding sequence ATGTATCAAGCAATCATTTTTGATATGGATGGGGTCATTTTTGACACCGAAGACTTTTATCTTGAACGCCGAAAGCAGTTCTTAGATAATCACGGCCTTTCCATTGCTCATATGGAAGCGAAGGAATTTATTGGAGGGAATTTACAACAAGTCTGGCAAAAACTACTTAGTCAGAATACTGTCAAATTAGATGCAGAGGTCGTTCAGGAGGATTATGAAAGCTATAAAGAGGAGCATCCTGCACCCTATTCTGAACTTTTATTCCCTCAGGTCAAATTAACACTTAAACAGTTGAGAGATAAGGGGTATAAACTCGCTTTAGCTTCTAATAGCCAAACAAGAGATGTGCAATGGGCTTTGACATCTTCAGAAATTATGTCTTATTTTGATATTGTTTTGGGTAGAGAAGATGTTGTTAATGTTAAACCAAACCCTGAAATTTATCAAAAAGCTGCACAGTTATTAGAGATTGATAAGGAAGCGATCCTTGTTGTTGAAGATAGTGAAAAAGGAATAGCTGCCGCAAAAGAAGCTGGAATTACTGTTTTGGCGATTAAAGATTATCGCTATGGGATTGACCAATCAGCAGCTGATGGTCAGATTGATAACCTAAGTGGTTTGTTAGAAGTATTAAAGTGA
- a CDS encoding metallophosphoesterase, with product MTKLAIMSDLHIDLNHFDKDEVDVLINVLKEEGVDHLHLAGDLANHFDKTTKPFLHYLKQFIKVTYNLGNHDMLDLSENTIETNDFQVYPLSPDYRLLAIHGWYDYSFYPLKTDQENLAFKQTFWFDRRLKRKQSDPQITDTICQKLESKLCQLADKRLIVAMHFVPHQAFLLSYSKLKPFNAFLGSHKFHQIFVNTSVTDVVFGHNHKRIKKTELDGITYHSKPLGYMKEWQLTDHFLKQFPHYLAKETYHPNKRFAAIKNEEAFLIYRQEHLAQELRSAMTIFSIS from the coding sequence ATGACTAAATTAGCTATTATGAGTGATCTTCATATTGACCTCAACCATTTTGATAAAGACGAAGTAGATGTCCTTATCAATGTCCTTAAAGAAGAGGGCGTTGATCATCTTCACCTAGCTGGTGATCTGGCCAACCATTTTGACAAAACGACAAAACCCTTCCTACACTATTTAAAGCAATTTATCAAAGTTACCTATAACTTAGGCAATCACGATATGTTAGATTTGAGTGAGAATACTATTGAAACCAATGATTTTCAGGTCTATCCTTTGAGTCCTGACTATCGTTTACTAGCAATCCATGGCTGGTACGACTACAGTTTTTATCCTCTCAAAACTGATCAAGAAAATCTAGCATTTAAGCAGACTTTTTGGTTTGATCGCCGCCTTAAAAGAAAGCAATCTGATCCTCAAATTACAGACACAATTTGCCAAAAGCTGGAAAGCAAGCTTTGTCAATTAGCAGATAAGCGACTCATTGTTGCTATGCATTTTGTTCCTCATCAAGCTTTTTTGCTATCTTATTCTAAATTGAAACCATTCAATGCTTTTTTAGGCAGTCATAAATTTCATCAGATTTTTGTAAATACTTCTGTTACTGATGTGGTGTTTGGCCACAATCACAAGCGTATTAAGAAAACCGAACTTGATGGTATCACTTATCATAGTAAGCCCCTTGGGTATATGAAAGAATGGCAATTAACTGATCACTTTTTGAAACAATTTCCTCACTATTTAGCCAAGGAAACTTATCACCCTAACAAACGCTTTGCTGCTATTAAAAATGAAGAAGCTTTTCTTATCTATCGACAAGAACACCTAGCGCAGGAACTTCGCTCTGCAATGACTATTTTTTCCATTAGTTAG
- a CDS encoding glycerophosphodiester phosphodiesterase family protein, which yields MTTIFAHRGSKTNRPENTIAAFREAIRVGTDGIELDVHRTKDCHLVVIHDESVDRTTNGCGYIRDLLLKEIKELDAGSWFDPIYFREKVPTLEEVLELLVVENFQGTLNIEIKTNKYNYPGIEWDIARLMKTREWPFNYLYCSFNVRSLKLMAIADPHIELAILVRNNPLQICIGRRTSFISAFHPKKFWIMTSRRMVSYFGKTIRPWTLNNEKQMEYAFRFNLDGFMTDKPELAVRVRDRIINEKAKEN from the coding sequence ATGACAACCATTTTTGCTCATCGTGGTAGTAAAACAAATCGTCCAGAAAATACTATTGCTGCTTTCAGAGAAGCTATAAGAGTTGGAACTGATGGCATAGAATTAGATGTCCATCGGACAAAGGATTGTCACTTAGTTGTTATTCATGATGAGTCAGTTGATCGTACTACAAATGGTTGCGGTTACATTAGAGATCTGTTATTAAAAGAGATTAAAGAACTTGATGCTGGTTCTTGGTTTGATCCCATATACTTTAGGGAGAAAGTTCCAACGTTGGAAGAAGTTCTAGAACTTTTAGTGGTAGAAAACTTTCAGGGGACATTAAATATTGAAATTAAGACAAATAAATACAATTATCCCGGTATCGAGTGGGATATTGCTCGGTTAATGAAAACTCGCGAGTGGCCTTTTAATTACCTTTATTGTAGTTTTAATGTTAGAAGTCTTAAGCTTATGGCAATTGCTGATCCTCATATTGAGTTAGCGATTTTGGTAAGGAATAATCCACTTCAAATCTGTATTGGGCGCAGAACATCCTTTATTAGTGCTTTTCATCCTAAGAAATTTTGGATAATGACTAGTAGAAGGATGGTTAGCTATTTTGGTAAAACGATTAGGCCTTGGACCTTAAACAATGAAAAACAAATGGAATATGCTTTTCGCTTTAATCTTGATGGCTTTATGACAGATAAACCAGAATTGGCTGTCAGGGTTCGTGACCGAATTATAAATGAAAAAGCTAAAGAAAACTAA